A portion of the Phycodurus eques isolate BA_2022a chromosome 3, UOR_Pequ_1.1, whole genome shotgun sequence genome contains these proteins:
- the poc5 gene encoding centrosomal protein POC5, whose translation MSSDEEASVPVLPKESTYRSNSTCSELQDEYEELLQSAVASPRLDAVSGARLVGRGASHLSAEGHSSQRHSQQVSEKTVHTTSKGLGSSDRLHDASNMARPNTQGFTEYTEVELFISEENISKMENILDTWTQKLKTNVLRELRKWRVAFIDQHRRELQKEREIHLAKNESLKSELDSLKELLHTYEISNNRKDQMNKNLSVVLDRQKQKLEKMRAFTQWRLQYIEAKEEAHAYRVAQQHYNLHLKRKVWLAWHSITKREWKVRMEQACRTRAEEVCTRLSENYEAQIQTMTAEHGEALEKAEAEIERLQLEQERREVCMRKALMRGVCALNMETLHLFKTTDGGPQDLDDFDPNSPPDDDDPDADVLAQVQPRPPRSPAQFDRPMSPPTFHEDGNRMGFGAPRHTEFPPPTSTALTAAGHTAARHAAAGGHAAAGRHTDAAAGRHTDAAAGGHAAAGEHTAASRHTDAAAGGHAAAGGHAAASRHTDAAAGRHTAAGGHAAPGEHTAISGHIAAGGHTAAGGHAVTSGHSTASGHPAAVHSLFSHEARPGFHKQATGGVVTASQQKPTKSSTARSSTQHVGQSIRSNLEAMSVAPPMSSTAVDDHHPMTQQTLGQATASKFPRSSQQAPRTSGGWASSRMHTSNYPPPPWDEPGPTTWASCPVHFDHPESPTHHEDDRRMGVWYTNEVLPSTSAAHSSFPQGGSTSFHKQASGRMVTAGQQKPAKTITARITAQPFVGKRIRSNLQVMGVAPPMTSIVVERHQPITQHAIGQASTAKCARPAQLGPRTPTVVKTSSRTNTNTCNVPSIKVVD comes from the exons ATGTCTTCAGATGAAGAGGCGAGTGTCCCAGTGTTGCCTAAGGAGTCAACATATCGTAGCAACTCTACCTGCTCTGAGCTTCAG GATGAATATGAGGAGCTCCTCCAAAGTGCCGTGGCTTCGCCAAGACTTGATGCCGTCTCTGGTGCTCGCCTGGTGGGGAGGGGGGCCTCACATTTGTCTGCAGAGGGTCACAGTTCACAGAGGCATTCACAACAAGTCTCAG AGAAGACCGTGCATACTACTAGCAAAGGTTTGGGGAGCTCAGACAGATTACATGATGCATCTAATATGGCACGTCCAAACACCCAAGGCTTCACTGAGTACACTGAAGTGGAGCTTTTCATCTCGGAGGAAAACATTAGCAAGATGGAAAACATTCTGGACACATGGACCCAAAAATTGAAG ACCAATGTGCTGAGGGAGCTGAGGAAGTGGAGGGTGGCCTTCATAGATCAACACAGGCGAGAGTTGCAGAAGGAGCGAGAGATTCATTTAGCCAAGAATGAGTCCTTGAAGTCGGAGCTCGACAGCCTGAAGGAGCTACTACACACTTATGAGATTTCCAACAATAGAAAGGATCAG ATGAATAAAAATCTGAGTGTGGTGTTGGACAGACAAAAGCAGAAGCTTGAAAAGATGAGGGCCTTCACCCAATGGAGACTTCAATACATCGAGGCTAAAGAGGAG GCTCACGCGTACCGGGTAGCACAGCAACACTACAATTTGCATCTGAAGAGGAAGGTGTGGTTAGCATGGCACTCCATCACCAAGAGGGAGTGGAAGGTCAGGATGGAGCAGGCATGCCGCACAAGAGCTGAGGAGGTGTGCACCCGCCTGTCGGAAAATTACGAGGCACAGATTCAGACG ATGACTGCAGAACACGGCGAGGCCCTCGAGAAGGCGGAGGCCGAGATTGAGAGACTGCAACTCGAGCAAGAACGGCGAGAAGTGTGTATGAGGAAAGCCTTGATGAGGGGTGTGTGCGCCCTCAACATGGAGACTCTCCACTTGTTTAAAACCACAGACGGTGGACCCCAAGACCTTGATGACTTCG ACCCTAATTCACctcctgatgatgatgatcctgACGCTGATGTGTTGGCTCAGGTCCAGCCACGTCCCCCCCGAAGCCCGGCCCAATTCGATCGCCCAATGTCTCCTCCTACTTTCCATGAAGATGGCAACAGG ATGGGGTTTGGTGCACCAAGGCACACTGAATTCCCCCCTCCCACTTCAACTGCGCTCACTGCAGCCGGGCACACTGCAGCCAGGCACGCTGCAGCCGGCGGGCACGCTGCAGCCGGCCGGCACACTGATGCTGCAGCCGGCCGGCACACTGATGCTGCAGCCGGTGGACACGCTGCAGCTGGTGAGCACACTGCCGCCAGCCGGCACACTGACGCTGCAGCCGGCGGGCACGCTGCAGCCGGCGGGCACGCTGCAGCCAGCCGGCACACTGACGCTGCAGCCGGCAGGCACACTGCAGCCGGCGGGCACGCTGCTCCCGGTGAGCACACTGCAATAAGTGGGCACATTGCAGCCGGCGGTCACACTGCAGCTGGTGGCCACGCTGTAACCAGTGGGCACAGTACAGCCAGCGGGCACCCTGCAGCTGTACACAGCTTATTCTCACACGAGGCACGACCTGGCTTTCACAAACAG GCCACTGGGGGTGTGGTGACAGCGAGCCAACAAAAACCTACAAAAAGTTCAACAGCTCGCAGCTCCACCCAACATGTTGGTCAAAGTATACGCAGCAACCTAGAGGCGATGAGTGTGGCTCCACCTATGAGCTCCACTGCTGTAGACGACCATCATCCTATGACGCAG CAAACTCTTGGTCAGGCTACCGCCTCGAAATTTCCTCGTTCCTCCCAACAGGCTCCCCGCACCAGCGGAGGCTGGGCTTCGTCCAGAATGCACACCAGCAACT ACCCCCCACCACCTTGGGATGAGCCTGGCCCTACAACATGGGCTTCATGCCCGGTTCACTTTGACCACCCAGAATCTCCGACCCACCATGAAGACGACCGTAGG ATGGGCGTTTGGTACACCAACGAAGTTCTCCCTTCCACTTCAGCAGCTCACAGTTCATTCCCACAAGGGGGCAGCACTAGTTTCCATAAACAG GCCTCTGGGCGTATGGTCACAGCCGGCCAACAGAAACCGGCAAAAACTATAACAGCTCGCATCACAGCGCAACCATTTGTTGGTAAGCGTATACGCAGCAACCTCCAGGTGATGGGTGTGGCGCCGCCCATGACCTCCATTGTCGTAGAACGCCATCAACCTATTACACAG CACGCTATTGGTCAAGCTTCTACTGCCAAATGTGCTCGCCCTGCCCAACTGGGTCCCCGCACTCCTACTGTTGTGAAGACTTCCTCCAGAACAAACACCAACACTTGTAATGTACCCTCTATCAAAGTAGTTGATTAA